In the genome of Listeria cossartiae subsp. cossartiae, one region contains:
- a CDS encoding IDEAL domain-containing protein, translated as MEIYKSLDFRKVVFSSCFLFFLGILQFFEIVINMSEGVVVVEMRDFSNSLMNQVGVLKGEKELTNVFIECFLTMLLEERKLEQLRAEIDKALDNRNKAEFMQLTEKMNKIQQEMLAFE; from the coding sequence ATGGAAATTTACAAGTCATTAGATTTTCGTAAAGTTGTATTTTCAAGCTGTTTTCTGTTTTTTCTAGGCATATTACAATTTTTTGAGATTGTAATAAATATGAGTGAAGGAGTGGTAGTCGTGGAAATGCGTGATTTTTCTAATTCATTGATGAATCAGGTGGGTGTCCTTAAAGGAGAAAAAGAATTAACAAACGTTTTTATCGAATGCTTCCTGACGATGCTCCTAGAAGAGAGAAAATTAGAACAACTTAGAGCTGAAATTGATAAAGCTCTCGATAATAGGAACAAAGCTGAATTTATGCAACTAACAGAAAAAATGAATAAAATTCAACAGGAAATGCTGGCTTTTGAGTAG
- the addB gene encoding helicase-exonuclease AddAB subunit AddB: MTLQIIAGKSGTGKTTYLMDEVGAKIKQNSKTYIFIVPDQMTFQMETSFLNKENLAGMLGTQIFSFSRLAWKILQETGGLSKTFLSQTGIEMVIRKAALDQKDELKIFSKATSRKGFYSELANLFKEMKQEEVSIEDMVNSATNLSTSVNSKVHDISLIYQKYEELLADKFLENEDYLRLLAEKIVESDYLNQTEIVIDGFTSFSKQELSVIGELMRKCDKVTVSLTLNVPEIQQGLDEYSMFKASTEAYYALLDLAKSNGIQVEQEKFLLENQRAKTDSLEFLANAWGHNKFMAFKGEPSNLKIHQANNRRAEIEGIAREIRQLTLSGYRYRDMAILTRNLGDYDILCETVMESYGIPIFIDKKRAMAKHPFIEFIRSSLDAILFNWKYEPIFQAVKTEFFFDITDNSSDLRRKSDILENYVLENGIQNKWKWEKEGDWIYRKIRGLSTNLLPQTDEEIHTQSIINDMRDMIVTPLSTLESNLRKASTGMEFALALYHYLEQVKAVERLESWRQRAEEQGYLELAREHEQAWSSISALLDEFVEVLGEETLELISFTEIITTGLDALEFSLLPPSLDQVVLADMENAKLLDMKVIFAIGMNDGVMPLRQKDKGILSDQDRDALRAEDSNLKPSAKNNIGEEDLLAYKIISLPSDKLFLSYPAADEEGKVLSESNYLRKIKGQFKELNESVYLTDPSLLSDEEQSNYIRSKQAALGLLTSQLQMYKRGYPLSIVWWDAYNSYFEDAKESRMAKQILSSLYYENKTKPLQETTAKNLFGETIHASVSRMEKFFSCEFQHFAQYGLKLEERGHFQLQAVDMGEIFHGAMEWISAELKRNNLDWGNLTEEECRQMAKLAMTFLAPKIQHEILLSSKRMEYIQYKLLQIITRATTVLNEQAKSSAFRPVGLEVDFGLKGDIPPLKIPLQSNSELLLQGRIDRIDMAEQDDRTFLRIIDYKSSSHDLALTEVYYGLALQMLTYLDIVVTNAQKMIGKTAEPAGVLYFHMHNQFVQAEKELSDEAIAKELQKSSKMKGLILSDPVAVSLMDTTLEKGKSSHIIPAEIKQNGDLSARSRTATKAEFDKMRQFVRHKYQEAGNKILDGAVAINPYKLKERTPCQFCSFRSFCGFDPSLTSNQYRHLTNEKSETILTKMDVEGGAQ; this comes from the coding sequence ATGACACTTCAAATAATTGCTGGTAAATCAGGAACAGGCAAGACAACTTATTTAATGGATGAAGTTGGAGCAAAAATCAAACAAAATTCCAAGACTTATATTTTTATCGTTCCAGATCAAATGACATTTCAGATGGAGACGAGCTTTTTAAATAAAGAAAATTTAGCGGGTATGCTTGGGACACAAATATTCAGCTTTAGTCGTTTGGCATGGAAAATCCTTCAGGAAACAGGCGGGTTATCCAAGACTTTTCTAAGTCAAACAGGAATCGAAATGGTTATCCGAAAAGCTGCACTTGATCAAAAAGATGAATTAAAGATTTTTTCTAAAGCTACTTCTAGAAAGGGCTTTTATTCAGAGTTAGCAAATTTATTTAAAGAAATGAAACAAGAAGAAGTTTCTATAGAAGATATGGTTAACAGCGCTACCAATTTGTCTACAAGTGTAAACAGCAAAGTTCATGATATTTCACTGATTTATCAAAAGTATGAAGAACTGTTAGCAGATAAGTTTCTCGAAAATGAAGACTATTTGAGATTACTTGCAGAGAAAATTGTAGAAAGCGATTATCTAAATCAGACTGAAATAGTCATTGATGGTTTTACTTCTTTTTCAAAACAAGAACTCTCCGTCATTGGAGAATTAATGCGGAAATGTGATAAAGTGACAGTTTCGCTAACTTTAAATGTTCCTGAAATCCAACAGGGTTTAGATGAATACAGTATGTTTAAGGCGAGTACGGAAGCTTACTATGCTTTATTAGATTTGGCTAAATCGAACGGAATTCAAGTAGAGCAAGAGAAGTTTTTATTAGAAAACCAACGAGCAAAAACAGACTCGTTAGAATTTCTAGCAAATGCTTGGGGTCATAATAAATTTATGGCTTTCAAAGGAGAGCCCAGCAATTTAAAAATTCATCAAGCGAACAATAGACGTGCAGAAATCGAAGGGATAGCACGCGAAATCAGGCAGCTTACATTGAGTGGCTATAGATATAGAGATATGGCCATTTTGACAAGGAACCTTGGAGATTATGATATTTTATGTGAAACAGTAATGGAATCATATGGTATTCCAATCTTCATTGATAAAAAAAGAGCCATGGCCAAACACCCGTTTATTGAGTTTATTCGTTCCAGCTTAGATGCTATTCTATTTAATTGGAAGTATGAACCTATTTTCCAAGCAGTTAAAACAGAATTTTTCTTTGATATCACAGATAATTCAAGTGACTTGCGACGTAAATCAGATATACTAGAAAATTATGTACTAGAAAACGGTATTCAAAATAAATGGAAGTGGGAAAAAGAAGGTGATTGGATTTACCGGAAAATTCGGGGACTCTCTACAAATCTACTACCGCAAACGGATGAAGAAATCCATACACAATCTATTATAAATGACATGAGAGACATGATAGTAACGCCTCTCTCGACATTGGAAAGTAATTTACGCAAAGCGAGTACTGGAATGGAATTTGCACTAGCGCTCTATCATTATTTAGAACAAGTAAAAGCTGTAGAGCGATTGGAATCATGGAGACAACGAGCAGAAGAGCAAGGTTATTTAGAACTTGCCAGAGAACATGAGCAAGCATGGAGTTCTATTTCTGCCCTTTTGGATGAATTTGTAGAGGTTCTAGGCGAGGAAACCTTAGAGCTAATTAGCTTTACGGAAATCATTACAACAGGCTTAGACGCGCTTGAATTTTCGCTTTTACCACCTTCCTTAGATCAAGTTGTTTTAGCTGATATGGAAAACGCAAAGTTACTAGATATGAAAGTTATTTTTGCGATTGGAATGAATGACGGTGTGATGCCACTTCGACAAAAAGATAAAGGTATTCTGTCTGATCAAGATCGAGATGCTTTACGTGCAGAAGATAGTAATTTAAAGCCATCAGCTAAAAATAATATTGGTGAAGAAGATTTATTAGCATATAAAATTATTAGTCTACCAAGCGATAAGTTGTTTCTTAGTTATCCAGCTGCTGATGAAGAAGGCAAAGTTCTTAGCGAATCAAACTATCTAAGAAAAATAAAAGGTCAGTTTAAAGAATTAAACGAATCGGTTTACTTAACAGATCCGAGTTTATTAAGTGATGAAGAACAAAGTAATTATATTCGCTCCAAACAAGCAGCATTAGGGTTGTTGACAAGTCAATTGCAAATGTACAAACGTGGTTATCCACTATCTATTGTGTGGTGGGATGCTTATAATAGCTATTTTGAAGATGCCAAAGAATCCAGAATGGCAAAACAAATATTGTCTAGTTTATATTATGAAAATAAGACTAAGCCTTTACAAGAAACAACAGCCAAAAATTTATTTGGAGAAACTATTCATGCTAGTGTTTCTCGAATGGAGAAATTTTTCAGCTGCGAATTCCAACATTTTGCGCAATATGGATTAAAACTAGAAGAACGAGGTCATTTTCAGTTGCAAGCTGTAGATATGGGAGAGATTTTCCATGGTGCTATGGAGTGGATTTCAGCTGAATTAAAACGAAATAATTTAGACTGGGGCAATTTAACAGAGGAAGAATGTCGACAAATGGCGAAACTAGCGATGACATTTTTAGCACCGAAGATTCAGCATGAGATTTTGCTAAGCTCCAAACGAATGGAATACATTCAATATAAGTTACTCCAAATTATAACGAGAGCGACCACGGTCTTAAATGAGCAAGCCAAAAGCAGTGCATTTCGTCCAGTAGGCTTAGAGGTGGATTTCGGGCTAAAAGGAGATATTCCACCATTAAAAATCCCCTTACAGTCCAATAGTGAACTCCTTTTGCAAGGACGAATTGATAGAATAGATATGGCGGAACAGGATGATCGAACATTCCTTCGAATCATTGATTATAAATCTAGTTCGCATGATCTGGCGCTTACTGAGGTCTATTATGGATTAGCGCTACAAATGCTTACTTATTTAGATATTGTTGTAACAAATGCACAAAAAATGATTGGGAAAACTGCAGAACCAGCGGGCGTGCTGTATTTCCATATGCACAATCAATTTGTGCAAGCGGAAAAGGAACTAAGTGATGAAGCTATCGCAAAAGAATTACAAAAAAGTTCCAAAATGAAAGGATTGATTTTATCAGATCCAGTGGCGGTATCATTAATGGATACGACACTGGAAAAAGGAAAATCATCCCATATTATTCCAGCAGAAATTAAGCAAAATGGTGATTTAAGTGCGAGGTCAAGGACAGCTACAAAAGCAGAATTTGATAAAATGCGCCAATTTGTGCGACATAAATACCAAGAAGCTGGTAATAAAATACTTGATGGGGCAGTCGCGATTAACCCTTATAAATTAAAAGAAAGAACCCCTTGCCAATTTTGTAGTTTCCGTTCTTTCTGTGGATTTGACCCATCTCTAACCAGCAATCAATATAGACATTTAACAAATGAAAAGTCAGAAACAATTTTAACAAAAATGGATGTAGAAGGAGGGGCGCAGTAG
- the addA gene encoding helicase-exonuclease AddAB subunit AddA yields MSFDIPLKPTDSLWTDDQWKAIQAKGNNVLVAAAAGSGKTAVLVTRIIERLIDESANLNVDELLIVTFTNASAAEMKFRIGKGLEEALEQNPDSAHLKRQVALLNYASISTLHSFCLEIIRKYYFEADIDPSFRLIEPIESSMIRDEVLEELLEKEYSIANNEAFFHLVESFTGDRSDVELHMLISKLYDFSRANPDPNAWLETMVDFYNTEEITSITELPYFPIIKEDIELRVNQAKNYLLNAIDYANENGGPAPYLPTLENDLAQINALSALDWTSWENLKLATESIDFKRIPTLKNKSDYDEVYVEETKKFRDAAKKEIKNIAIDWFSRAETNYLADLEKMKPDIQTLSELVKSFAKHFFEEKQQRGVLDFNDLEHLALKILLKGNEASEVAHNYQKQFKEVLIDEYQDTNMVQETILRLVTNPDDKQGNLFMVGDVKQSIYRFRLAEPTLFMTKYQAYQQDGNGTGIRIDLSQNFRSRKEVLDATNFIFHQLMDRHIAEIDYDSAAELTLGANFPETNEMATELLLIDMKSEEKETEDELSPQELQKNQVESRAIAMKIRDMIDNKFPIYDKKLKQNRPIQYRDIVILARAMTSAPDMEEAMKGEDIPFYANNNSGYFETTEVATMIALMKVIDNPYQDIPLAAVLRSPIIGLNEEELGQVRMAKKNGYFFDALLVYKDITVSETADKISAFIQQLNTWRELSIRENLTSLIWQIYQETNFYEFVGGLPGGKQRQANLRALYDRANQYEKTSFRGLFRFVRFVERLEVRGDDLGTAKTLGEKEDVVRMMTIHASKGLEFPVVIVSGLSRKFNMRDIYSKTLLDKDYGFASNYRDIQKMIVYPTIMQQAIKQKKSREMIAEEMRVLYVALTRAEEKLILTATVPDFEKTSKNWLQVAKGKETILPAATRAKAKCYLDWIGNATIRHESFKDLLCEEMIQTLPTGMKLQIEIKTKEMFLASELEKSKSDNWLENIKEHQPVPVQSPYKDEIQRYMNYEYGNEAATEIRAKQSVTELKRQFSLQDSWSDTTLLKEFQKVSLDRPKFLQQNKLSATEIGTAMHTLMQAVSLESQPSKEDLEQLLQTMREKDILTEAQIKAINIQQIIGFFESPLGKTMLQKKDLVKREVPFSYLLPVSKLYEQADIDERVLIQGVVDSMIEEEESIILIDYKTDKIEGRYADWEAAEKVMKERYQIQIKLYAESIQAISGKKVTKAYLYFFDGQHICQINTKEGL; encoded by the coding sequence ATGAGTTTTGACATACCATTAAAACCAACTGATTCTTTATGGACGGATGACCAGTGGAAAGCCATTCAAGCAAAAGGAAATAATGTACTTGTAGCTGCTGCTGCGGGCTCTGGGAAAACGGCTGTTCTAGTTACTAGAATCATTGAAAGATTAATAGATGAATCGGCTAACTTAAATGTAGACGAGTTACTTATTGTGACTTTTACAAATGCGTCTGCTGCAGAAATGAAATTTAGAATAGGAAAAGGTTTGGAGGAAGCTTTAGAACAAAATCCAGATTCTGCCCATTTGAAAAGGCAAGTAGCTTTACTTAACTATGCCTCTATTTCCACACTTCATTCCTTCTGTTTAGAAATTATTAGAAAATATTATTTTGAAGCAGATATAGATCCAAGTTTTCGCTTAATTGAGCCAATTGAAAGTAGCATGATTCGAGATGAAGTTTTGGAAGAACTGCTGGAAAAAGAATACAGTATTGCAAACAACGAGGCTTTTTTTCACTTGGTAGAATCGTTCACCGGAGATCGATCTGATGTAGAATTGCATATGCTAATATCTAAACTCTATGATTTCTCTAGGGCAAATCCGGACCCGAATGCATGGCTAGAAACAATGGTAGATTTCTATAATACTGAAGAAATTACTTCGATTACAGAATTACCCTATTTTCCAATCATTAAAGAAGATATTGAATTAAGAGTTAATCAAGCTAAAAACTACTTGTTGAATGCGATAGATTATGCAAACGAAAATGGAGGTCCAGCACCATATTTACCTACATTAGAAAATGATTTAGCTCAAATTAATGCATTATCAGCGCTGGATTGGACTAGCTGGGAGAATCTAAAGTTAGCCACTGAAAGCATTGATTTCAAACGAATTCCAACACTAAAAAATAAAAGTGACTACGATGAAGTATATGTCGAAGAAACAAAAAAATTCCGAGACGCTGCAAAAAAAGAAATTAAAAACATCGCGATAGACTGGTTTTCGAGAGCAGAAACCAATTATTTGGCGGATTTAGAAAAAATGAAACCAGACATTCAAACTTTGAGTGAATTAGTAAAAAGTTTCGCCAAGCATTTCTTTGAAGAAAAACAACAACGAGGCGTATTGGATTTTAATGATTTAGAACACTTAGCCTTAAAAATTTTATTAAAAGGCAACGAAGCGTCGGAAGTTGCTCACAATTATCAAAAACAATTTAAAGAAGTATTAATCGATGAATACCAAGATACTAATATGGTCCAAGAAACTATCTTACGCCTTGTAACTAATCCAGATGATAAGCAAGGAAATTTATTTATGGTTGGAGATGTAAAGCAATCTATTTATCGGTTCCGTTTAGCCGAGCCAACTTTATTTATGACGAAGTATCAAGCATATCAGCAAGACGGTAATGGAACTGGGATACGTATTGATTTATCGCAAAACTTCAGAAGTAGAAAAGAAGTACTCGACGCAACCAATTTCATCTTTCACCAATTGATGGATAGACATATTGCAGAAATTGACTATGATTCAGCTGCAGAGTTGACTTTAGGCGCAAATTTTCCAGAAACAAATGAAATGGCGACAGAACTTTTATTGATTGATATGAAATCAGAAGAGAAAGAAACGGAAGATGAATTATCGCCACAAGAATTGCAGAAAAACCAAGTAGAATCACGCGCAATTGCAATGAAAATTAGAGATATGATAGATAACAAGTTTCCAATTTATGATAAAAAATTAAAGCAAAATAGACCTATTCAATACCGGGATATAGTTATTTTGGCGCGGGCGATGACAAGTGCTCCGGATATGGAAGAGGCAATGAAAGGTGAAGATATTCCGTTTTATGCTAATAATAATTCTGGCTATTTTGAAACGACAGAAGTAGCCACGATGATTGCACTTATGAAAGTGATTGACAATCCTTATCAAGATATTCCGCTTGCTGCTGTACTACGTTCACCGATAATCGGTTTAAATGAAGAGGAACTTGGACAAGTACGTATGGCGAAGAAAAATGGCTATTTCTTTGATGCTTTATTAGTATATAAGGATATAACCGTCTCAGAAACAGCAGATAAAATAAGTGCCTTTATTCAGCAACTAAATACTTGGCGCGAATTATCTATCCGAGAAAATTTAACTTCTTTAATTTGGCAAATTTACCAAGAAACGAACTTCTATGAATTTGTTGGTGGATTACCTGGTGGCAAACAGCGCCAAGCTAATTTACGAGCTCTGTATGATCGTGCGAATCAATACGAAAAGACTTCCTTCCGTGGCTTGTTCCGTTTCGTTCGCTTTGTCGAGCGTTTGGAAGTTCGCGGTGATGACTTAGGAACAGCAAAGACACTTGGTGAAAAAGAAGATGTCGTTCGGATGATGACTATCCATGCCAGTAAAGGACTAGAATTTCCCGTGGTAATCGTCTCTGGACTAAGTAGGAAATTTAATATGCGTGATATTTATAGTAAAACACTGCTAGACAAAGATTACGGATTTGCATCTAATTATCGAGATATCCAGAAAATGATTGTTTATCCGACTATTATGCAACAAGCTATTAAACAAAAAAAATCTCGCGAAATGATTGCGGAAGAAATGCGTGTTTTATACGTTGCCCTCACTCGTGCGGAAGAAAAGTTGATTTTGACGGCTACTGTACCAGATTTTGAAAAAACAAGTAAGAACTGGTTGCAAGTTGCCAAAGGAAAAGAAACTATTCTACCAGCAGCAACAAGAGCAAAGGCGAAGTGCTATTTGGATTGGATAGGAAACGCGACTATTAGACATGAAAGCTTTAAAGATTTATTGTGTGAAGAAATGATTCAAACACTTCCGACAGGCATGAAGCTCCAGATTGAAATCAAAACGAAAGAAATGTTTTTAGCAAGTGAACTAGAAAAATCAAAATCGGACAATTGGTTGGAAAATATAAAGGAACATCAACCAGTACCTGTTCAAAGCCCATATAAGGACGAAATTCAGCGATATATGAACTATGAGTACGGAAACGAGGCGGCGACAGAAATTCGTGCTAAACAGTCCGTAACAGAGCTTAAACGGCAATTCTCTTTGCAAGATAGCTGGAGTGATACCACTTTGCTAAAAGAATTTCAAAAAGTATCACTAGATAGACCAAAGTTTTTACAACAAAATAAGTTATCGGCAACAGAAATTGGTACAGCAATGCATACCCTTATGCAAGCAGTTTCGTTAGAGAGTCAGCCGTCGAAGGAAGATTTAGAGCAACTTTTACAAACGATGCGTGAAAAAGATATCTTAACCGAGGCGCAAATTAAAGCAATCAATATACAACAAATAATAGGTTTCTTTGAATCGCCATTAGGAAAAACGATGTTACAGAAAAAAGACCTAGTCAAGCGCGAAGTACCTTTCAGTTATTTGCTCCCTGTATCCAAACTATATGAACAAGCTGATATAGACGAACGCGTGCTCATTCAAGGTGTTGTTGATAGTATGATTGAAGAGGAAGAATCAATTATTTTAATTGACTATAAAACAGACAAAATTGAAGGGCGATATGCGGATTGGGAAGCTGCTGAAAAAGTAATGAAAGAACGATATCAAATACAGATTAAGCTTTATGCAGAATCAATCCAAGCTATTAGTGGAAAAAAAGTAACGAAAGCATATCTATATTTCTTCGATGGACAACATATATGCCAAATAAACACAAAGGAAGGTCTTTAA